The Prochlorococcus marinus XMU1408 region TTGGATCAGTTCCCAGATTTAAAAGAAGCTCTAGTACCAGCTATTAAGACATTGCCCTCAGGTTCAATGAATACTAAAGTAATCGTTACTGAAGGCGAAATTGTAGAGAGAGTTTATAAAACACCAAAAGGTGAAATTATATCTCTTTTCGCAAATGACTTATCGGAACAAGCTGCCTAAATTTTCTTGTTAAAATCAATTATTTTAGTATTTCTCCATAGAAAGGGTTGGATCATATTGTCAGCACAAGAAGAAAAGATGGCAAAGAAAACATCCAATATTGAGCAGATCTGTAATCCTAGTTTATTGTTTTTAATTGATCAATGTCTTCTAAAGAAGAAATCCTGTCCATCCTAGAAGCCTTTGCCTCAACAGAGAGAATGGGATCATTCTTTTTAGACAATGCAACCCCCGACTTTTTATTTATAAGACCAAGCGGAAATCCCATTGACGCGAAAGGTTTTCAAGAGATGTGGTCCTCAGGAGATCTTGTATTACAAAGCGCAGAAGTCACAAAGGTGCACAAATTTGAACTCTTAGGTTCAAATG contains the following coding sequences:
- a CDS encoding DUF3804 family protein, translating into MSSKEEILSILEAFASTERMGSFFLDNATPDFLFIRPSGNPIDAKGFQEMWSSGDLVLQSAEVTKVHKFELLGSNAAMCVFTLGSKFTYKGTQNDDLPTVTSIFKKIDEKWKVAWMQRSSGQSDMTLWND